A window of the Syntrophothermus lipocalidus DSM 12680 genome harbors these coding sequences:
- a CDS encoding DUF6470 family protein: protein MQLRIDQVFARIGLSIKDPMFRLDVTSPRLNVKSNPPRLEITSRLPDISIDQTQCFADMGKRTPVEFMSYMANLAWASGQQGTERTAAEGEMLASIEDGVTVSDIAFENSFDIKEYDVAAVPSHPPEIGFAVYPVNIKVEPGTVEADLEPGAVRGNLDWGQVRAYLLQPPQLDIQYVGRNYDNII from the coding sequence ATGCAACTTAGGATCGACCAAGTATTCGCCCGCATAGGGCTGAGCATCAAAGATCCAATGTTTCGTCTAGACGTGACTTCGCCCAGGCTGAACGTGAAGTCGAATCCGCCGCGGCTGGAGATAACGAGCCGCCTGCCGGACATCAGCATCGACCAGACCCAGTGCTTTGCCGACATGGGAAAAAGGACCCCGGTAGAGTTTATGAGCTACATGGCGAACCTGGCCTGGGCTTCGGGACAGCAGGGAACCGAACGTACAGCAGCAGAAGGCGAAATGCTGGCATCCATCGAAGATGGGGTGACCGTTTCCGACATCGCCTTCGAAAACTCGTTCGACATAAAGGAGTACGACGTGGCTGCGGTGCCGTCACACCCGCCCGAAATCGGCTTCGCCGTATACCCGGTCAATATCAAGGTAGAGCCGGGAACAGTCGAGGCCGACCTGGAACCGGGAGCGGTGCGCGGGAATCTCGACTGGGGGCAGGTGAGAGCCTACCTCCTACAGCCACCGCAGCTCGATATTCAGTACGTCGGCAGAAACTACGATAACATAATTTAG
- a CDS encoding four helix bundle protein, protein MNRDNLIQDKSYRFALRVARVYQYLVRERRDYAIAKQVLRSGTSIGANVEEAVAAHSKKDFIAKMTIALKETRETIYWLRLLRDSSWLEQKYANDILRDAIELRKILTAIVKTSKKNDS, encoded by the coding sequence ATGAACAGGGATAATCTCATCCAGGACAAGAGCTATCGTTTCGCCCTGCGGGTTGCCCGCGTGTACCAGTATTTGGTGAGAGAAAGAAGGGACTATGCGATAGCGAAACAGGTGCTGCGTTCGGGAACCAGTATAGGCGCTAACGTAGAGGAAGCCGTAGCGGCTCACTCGAAAAAGGATTTCATAGCTAAGATGACGATAGCTCTGAAAGAAACACGGGAGACGATATACTGGTTGAGGCTTCTGCGTGACAGCAGCTGGCTCGAGCAGAAGTATGCCAATGACATACTGAGGGATGCGATAGAGCTTCGCAAGATCCTAACCGCCATCGTCAAAACATCCAAGAAAAACGACTCCTAA
- the flgL gene encoding flagellar hook-associated protein FlgL: MRVTNSMMITNLKRDLSTNMRTLEKYQNMLASVQKIRKPSDDPVAVINTLRYSSTIMEAEEYLGKIDEAKNFLNTTDSALGNITDILQRANELTIQGLNGTNSEASREAIAKEVRQLADQIGVIANTTYGSKHVFAGTNVTEAPFTGSSWIGNDRVMELEIGAGVKIPVNSVMGKFFYNEDADEPGLFQLLNGIADHLETGDTTALQKDLGLVQERLDQCNSERAIVGAKVNRLELQQNRLETTRTNYTELLSKNQDADMAEVIMDLKMQENVYRASLAAGARIILPSLADFLR, translated from the coding sequence GTGAGAGTCACGAATTCGATGATGATAACCAACCTGAAAAGGGACCTATCCACCAACATGAGAACCCTGGAGAAATACCAGAATATGCTGGCTAGCGTCCAGAAGATAAGGAAGCCCTCCGACGATCCGGTGGCGGTCATCAACACCCTGCGCTACTCGAGTACCATAATGGAAGCCGAGGAATACCTGGGGAAGATAGACGAAGCCAAGAACTTCCTGAACACCACCGACAGCGCCCTGGGCAACATCACCGATATCCTGCAGCGGGCCAATGAACTCACCATCCAGGGACTGAACGGGACGAACTCCGAAGCTTCGCGCGAAGCGATAGCCAAAGAGGTGCGCCAGTTGGCCGACCAAATAGGGGTCATCGCCAACACCACATACGGTTCGAAACATGTATTCGCGGGAACTAACGTCACCGAAGCCCCGTTTACCGGAAGCTCGTGGATAGGAAACGACAGGGTGATGGAGCTTGAGATCGGGGCCGGGGTTAAGATACCGGTTAACTCCGTAATGGGCAAGTTTTTCTACAACGAGGATGCGGACGAACCCGGGCTTTTCCAGCTTTTGAACGGGATAGCCGACCACCTTGAAACCGGGGATACTACCGCGCTGCAGAAGGACCTGGGGCTGGTGCAGGAGCGGCTCGACCAGTGCAACTCCGAACGGGCCATCGTCGGGGCTAAGGTGAACCGCCTGGAGCTCCAGCAGAACCGGCTCGAAACCACCCGGACCAACTACACCGAGCTTTTGAGCAAGAATCAAGACGCGGACATGGCCGAGGTGATAATGGACCTGAAGATGCAGGAAAATGTCTACCGGGCATCGCTCGCTGCCGGCGCCCGCATCATTCTCCCTAGCCTGGCCGACTTTTTAAGGTAG
- the flgK gene encoding flagellar hook-associated protein FlgK produces the protein MRSMFLGLEIGRRAIMTQQTALDVTGHNVANANTEGYSRQVAVMVTTPAYHSPALTQNLSVGQIGTGVKVSEIRRLRDGFVDMQVRDETNTTGYWQALQTALDKIEAVINEPSDEGLRGVLDNFWQAWQDLSESPENESVRQVVAQRGMAVADTFHHIYNQLQELREDLNSQVKAKVDELNSYATQIADLNLQIQAITIAGKEPNDLKDRRDLLLDQLAKIVDAKIVYELDGMVTVMVGGTPLVQGITTMKVGLNADTNGIYKVVWDPDPSGHPGTSITGDPADDPGYTELHLKSGELLGLLEARGPADHSTLGSERNLVPDLMNRLNLMAKTVVMTTNALHRAGYSLNNTTPYPDGLDFFKQANEDSITEWAKYIQVADEIVSDPKNIAAALNRTSDDTGNPVNFGDGANALKIAQLKHTLNRNEYWTASDEIDVTFPDSTQFQGNFTVRYGGVDYEITMSAPAEPYQDFQEVVNAISGQLEAMGLNVGVRAEGKRLVFYSSSDQFQGVTGGTFPASGFSNVAARTMIQQVTVDDYWRSQVSSVGVISQEATRMVENQEVLLDQLEAKRQATSGVSLDEEMVNMIKFQHAYNAAARYITVIDEAVDVIVNRMGVVGR, from the coding sequence ATGCGTTCGATGTTTCTCGGACTAGAAATAGGAAGAAGAGCCATCATGACCCAGCAGACGGCACTGGACGTGACCGGGCATAACGTGGCCAACGCCAACACCGAGGGGTATTCCCGTCAGGTAGCGGTAATGGTTACCACTCCCGCTTACCACAGCCCAGCCCTGACCCAAAATCTGAGCGTGGGGCAGATAGGTACAGGGGTCAAAGTCTCGGAGATCCGGCGCCTGCGCGACGGGTTCGTGGACATGCAGGTCCGGGACGAGACGAATACCACCGGTTACTGGCAGGCTCTGCAAACTGCCCTGGACAAGATTGAAGCGGTGATAAACGAACCCAGCGACGAGGGACTTCGTGGGGTGCTCGACAACTTCTGGCAGGCTTGGCAGGATCTTAGCGAGTCTCCTGAAAACGAATCAGTCAGGCAGGTCGTGGCCCAGCGGGGGATGGCGGTAGCCGACACCTTCCACCACATTTACAACCAGCTTCAGGAACTGAGAGAAGACTTGAATTCCCAGGTTAAGGCCAAGGTGGACGAGCTGAACTCCTACGCGACCCAGATAGCTGACTTGAATCTGCAGATACAGGCCATAACCATCGCCGGCAAGGAGCCTAACGACCTGAAAGACCGGCGGGACCTCCTTTTGGACCAGCTGGCCAAGATAGTGGACGCCAAGATTGTATATGAACTGGACGGGATGGTTACGGTGATGGTGGGCGGCACTCCGCTGGTCCAGGGGATAACCACCATGAAAGTCGGGCTTAACGCCGACACCAACGGAATTTACAAAGTTGTGTGGGACCCGGACCCGTCCGGACACCCGGGAACTTCGATTACCGGGGACCCGGCTGACGACCCGGGATACACCGAGCTGCATCTCAAATCGGGCGAGCTTCTGGGCCTGCTTGAAGCCCGGGGCCCGGCGGATCACTCAACTCTGGGCAGCGAGCGTAACCTGGTGCCAGACCTCATGAACCGGCTTAACCTCATGGCGAAAACCGTGGTCATGACCACCAACGCCCTGCACCGGGCCGGCTACAGCCTGAATAACACCACCCCCTACCCCGACGGGCTTGATTTCTTCAAACAGGCGAACGAGGACAGCATCACCGAATGGGCAAAATACATCCAGGTGGCCGATGAGATAGTATCAGACCCCAAAAACATCGCAGCTGCTCTGAACCGTACCAGCGACGACACCGGCAACCCGGTTAATTTCGGAGACGGCGCCAATGCCTTAAAGATTGCCCAGCTCAAGCACACCCTGAACCGGAATGAATACTGGACTGCCTCGGACGAGATAGATGTTACTTTCCCCGACAGTACTCAGTTTCAGGGGAATTTCACGGTGAGGTATGGCGGGGTCGATTACGAAATTACGATGAGTGCTCCGGCCGAGCCCTACCAGGACTTCCAGGAGGTAGTGAATGCTATCTCTGGCCAACTGGAAGCGATGGGACTGAACGTCGGGGTGAGGGCCGAGGGCAAGAGGCTGGTTTTCTACTCGTCAAGCGACCAGTTCCAGGGGGTTACAGGCGGGACGTTCCCGGCTTCCGGGTTCAGTAATGTGGCTGCACGAACGATGATCCAGCAGGTGACGGTAGACGACTACTGGCGCTCCCAGGTCTCTTCCGTCGGGGTCATCTCGCAGGAGGCGACCCGGATGGTGGAGAACCAGGAGGTGCTTCTGGACCAGCTCGAGGCCAAGCGCCAGGCCACCAGCGGGGTTTCGCTCGACGAAGAGATGGTGAACATGATAAAGTTCCAGCACGCCTACAACGCCGCGGCCCGCTACATCACCGTCATCGACGAAGCCGTCGACGTCATCGTCAACCGCATGGGCGTGGTGGGAAGATGA
- the flgN gene encoding flagellar export chaperone FlgN — MEILDAFLRVLEEETEVLEDLIAIAREKKQLVVLGKVKELQELLNREARAVTALEKAEAERHQRHEALAQEWGSTALDLRGGQLIEKARELGLEQARELEERIESLNQAVTTLKFLNRENEDLIKQSIAFIQAVERELTGGGATTYTRSGGLVSDQPPTSLVDRKI; from the coding sequence GTGGAAATATTGGATGCTTTTCTCAGGGTGTTGGAAGAAGAGACCGAGGTGTTGGAAGACCTGATCGCGATTGCGCGGGAGAAAAAGCAACTGGTAGTGCTGGGGAAGGTAAAGGAGCTACAGGAACTGTTGAACCGGGAGGCGCGGGCAGTGACTGCTCTGGAAAAGGCAGAGGCTGAGCGCCACCAAAGGCACGAAGCTTTAGCCCAGGAGTGGGGCAGCACCGCTCTTGACTTGCGTGGGGGCCAGCTTATAGAGAAAGCGCGAGAGCTCGGCCTGGAGCAGGCCCGGGAACTGGAAGAGCGTATTGAGTCCCTTAACCAGGCTGTGACTACGCTAAAGTTTTTGAACCGGGAAAACGAAGATCTCATTAAGCAGTCTATCGCTTTTATCCAGGCGGTGGAGCGAGAACTGACTGGAGGCGGCGCTACCACTTACACGCGTAGCGGAGGCCTCGTGTCCGACCAGCCACCGACCAGCCTGGTGGACAGAAAGATCTAG
- the flgM gene encoding flagellar biosynthesis anti-sigma factor FlgM, which yields MNISTSQVQNVLKIYGRQFKANRVQPKNEANAPVQADQVTISSDSRVKQKAVAAAKAAPEVREEKVNELRQAIATGTYTVSNEEVAEKIIYRSLVDKLV from the coding sequence ATGAACATAAGTACGAGTCAAGTGCAAAACGTCTTAAAAATATACGGTCGCCAGTTCAAAGCCAACCGGGTCCAGCCCAAGAACGAGGCAAACGCTCCGGTGCAGGCGGATCAGGTGACCATATCCAGTGACAGCCGGGTGAAACAGAAGGCGGTGGCGGCGGCGAAGGCTGCTCCCGAGGTCAGGGAGGAGAAGGTCAACGAGCTGCGCCAGGCCATAGCTACCGGCACCTACACGGTGTCTAATGAAGAGGTCGCGGAAAAGATAATCTACCGGTCGCTGGTGGATAAGCTGGTCTAG
- a CDS encoding TIGR03826 family flagellar region protein, translating to MQDLRNCPECDRLFVYMGRNLCPRCAEKAEEEFRVVKEYIRKYPGATVIEVAEATGVDELKILDWLKEGRLISKGLAKAAVFYCESCGTRISEGRFCRRCLDELNKAVTQTVKALKGEPEKRSEPGESRGRDRMFIKEKDARLGSDDDD from the coding sequence ATGCAGGACCTGAGGAACTGCCCGGAATGTGACCGCCTATTCGTATACATGGGGCGGAACCTCTGCCCGCGGTGCGCGGAAAAGGCCGAAGAGGAGTTCAGGGTGGTGAAGGAGTACATTAGGAAGTATCCCGGAGCCACCGTCATCGAAGTGGCCGAAGCTACCGGGGTTGATGAGCTCAAGATTCTGGATTGGCTGAAAGAAGGCCGCCTCATATCCAAGGGCCTGGCCAAGGCTGCGGTGTTTTATTGCGAGAGTTGCGGGACCCGCATATCGGAAGGGCGGTTCTGCAGGCGGTGTCTGGATGAACTGAATAAGGCCGTTACCCAGACCGTAAAGGCTTTAAAAGGCGAGCCTGAGAAGCGCAGCGAACCTGGAGAGAGTCGGGGTAGGGACCGCATGTTCATAAAAGAAAAAGACGCGCGTCTGGGTTCGGATGATGACGACTGA
- a CDS encoding ComF family protein: MFEFLFDLVFPHNTCALCRKPGLYWTGRPWCEECDRKLEATRENRPVCDRCGKYLCGGDNQCQDCSEQAPPFFIARAVGPYEKCYKVAVKLLKFMCRGYIAVRMGRMMAEVVKNEPRYWPLDLVIPVPISQPNLMKRGFNQSEVLARNVAKALGLKMLPDVLVRVRETPSQRELTKEERQQNLKGAFDVRDCEKIRGKNILLVDDVYTTGSTAKECATVLLDAGANRVSVITWASGKGF; the protein is encoded by the coding sequence ATGTTTGAGTTCCTATTCGATCTGGTTTTTCCTCACAACACCTGTGCCCTCTGCCGCAAACCGGGCCTTTACTGGACTGGGAGGCCGTGGTGTGAGGAGTGTGACCGAAAACTAGAGGCGACGAGAGAGAACCGGCCTGTTTGCGATAGATGCGGAAAGTACCTGTGTGGCGGGGATAATCAGTGCCAGGATTGTAGCGAACAAGCTCCGCCATTTTTTATTGCCCGGGCCGTGGGACCTTATGAGAAGTGTTATAAGGTGGCAGTGAAGCTTTTAAAGTTCATGTGCCGGGGTTATATTGCCGTCCGCATGGGGCGGATGATGGCGGAAGTGGTGAAGAACGAGCCGCGCTATTGGCCTCTGGACCTGGTTATCCCGGTCCCCATTTCGCAGCCGAACCTGATGAAACGCGGGTTCAATCAGTCCGAGGTACTGGCGCGGAACGTGGCCAAAGCCCTGGGGCTTAAGATGCTGCCGGACGTATTGGTGCGGGTCAGGGAGACCCCTTCCCAGCGGGAATTGACCAAGGAAGAGCGGCAGCAGAACTTGAAAGGAGCTTTTGATGTTCGGGATTGCGAAAAGATCAGGGGAAAGAATATACTTTTAGTAGACGACGTGTACACTACCGGTTCTACGGCTAAGGAGTGCGCGACGGTTCTCTTGGACGCCGGGGCCAATCGGGTTTCGGTTATAACTTGGGCCTCAGGCAAGGGATTCTGA
- a CDS encoding DEAD/DEAH box helicase: MPCRRYVIYVAWNDKKYKLGMSANPQIDLSFLNRNEGYDHIAYISSPLPLAVSDYVLSTISKPQERIGKDYSSGLKLPLVSSPARSVKRIIDAKFKQVKKELEQLKEECFLEKPLHFSSKSISIDYFSLHRYEDALEDILAGRIYYRREIERRLKERGIELDNLDVLLHLSTLRGQVQQVPSIKIAEPDRMVCNRCGHHERIKKAYCNVGKRECYFCEGCLMLGESKPCEALYAAPARPRMQENYVKSVRLNLDIAFSLPQYEAFEALARFVRKDSLSEAMVWAASGAARPEVAYGAIREILKRGGRVLFGIPRKEIMEEMNYRLTQAFPGVTVAGVRGKVTKAVKDPDIVLASAYHALKYYRNFDLVILDEAEAFPFRACDMLVNALRRARKTDGKYVYITSTPDSAMYARAQRGEVKVIMIPLRVHGIPLPVPKMIVEKDIQGERKIPDSLFGLVRETIEEDLAQLLVVVPDQGTSARIGAFLREKFMEMAYGDADRLLMSTGCQDEEQQRKVNSWVRGEFPILVTTNLTRRGDVAPNTNVIVVYADNPTFDEGALLQLAGRVGWSDSYPTGKVWFIASRMTRPIEGAIRKINLLNEEAEKKGLLETGAVKRSDLKS, translated from the coding sequence ATGCCATGCCGCAGGTATGTTATTTACGTGGCGTGGAACGACAAGAAATACAAGCTGGGAATGTCTGCCAATCCCCAGATCGACCTTTCCTTCTTGAACCGTAATGAGGGATACGACCATATAGCCTACATCTCGTCTCCCCTACCCCTGGCTGTAAGTGACTATGTGCTGTCGACCATTTCGAAACCCCAGGAACGGATAGGTAAAGACTATTCTTCCGGGCTCAAGCTGCCCCTTGTTAGTTCTCCGGCGAGAAGTGTGAAGCGCATTATAGACGCCAAATTCAAGCAGGTGAAGAAGGAGCTGGAACAGCTTAAAGAAGAATGCTTTTTGGAAAAACCTTTACATTTTTCCAGTAAGTCCATCAGTATAGACTATTTTTCCCTGCACAGGTACGAGGATGCTCTCGAAGACATTCTGGCGGGCCGTATTTATTACCGTCGCGAGATAGAGCGACGTTTGAAGGAGCGGGGAATTGAACTAGATAACTTGGATGTTTTGCTTCATCTTTCGACCCTGAGGGGGCAAGTCCAGCAGGTACCATCGATCAAGATAGCGGAACCTGACAGGATGGTGTGCAACCGGTGTGGTCACCACGAACGTATCAAGAAAGCGTACTGCAACGTAGGCAAGAGAGAGTGCTATTTCTGTGAAGGCTGCCTTATGCTAGGTGAGTCTAAACCCTGTGAGGCACTGTACGCCGCTCCGGCCCGTCCCCGGATGCAGGAGAATTATGTGAAGAGCGTAAGGCTGAACCTGGACATCGCTTTCAGCTTGCCACAGTATGAGGCGTTTGAAGCACTGGCACGCTTTGTACGCAAGGATAGCTTGTCGGAGGCCATGGTCTGGGCGGCCAGCGGTGCGGCCCGTCCTGAAGTTGCCTACGGGGCTATCAGGGAGATTTTGAAGCGGGGAGGCAGGGTGCTTTTTGGTATACCGCGTAAAGAGATCATGGAGGAGATGAACTATCGCCTTACCCAGGCTTTCCCCGGGGTTACAGTGGCCGGGGTACGGGGTAAGGTGACCAAGGCGGTGAAGGACCCGGACATCGTTCTGGCTTCTGCCTATCATGCTCTCAAGTACTACCGCAATTTCGACCTGGTCATCCTGGACGAAGCAGAGGCTTTCCCGTTTCGGGCTTGTGATATGCTGGTGAATGCCCTGAGGCGGGCTAGGAAGACAGACGGCAAGTACGTCTATATAACCTCTACGCCTGACTCGGCTATGTATGCCCGGGCCCAGCGCGGCGAGGTCAAGGTTATCATGATACCTCTGCGGGTGCACGGGATTCCGCTGCCGGTGCCAAAAATGATAGTCGAGAAAGATATCCAGGGGGAACGCAAGATTCCCGACAGCCTGTTTGGGTTGGTCCGGGAAACTATCGAAGAGGACCTGGCCCAGCTCCTAGTGGTGGTGCCGGACCAGGGTACTTCGGCGAGGATAGGCGCATTTTTGCGGGAGAAGTTCATGGAAATGGCGTATGGCGATGCTGACCGGCTTTTGATGTCGACCGGGTGCCAGGACGAGGAGCAGCAACGCAAGGTCAACAGCTGGGTGCGGGGAGAATTCCCAATCCTGGTTACGACCAACCTGACCCGGCGAGGGGACGTGGCCCCTAACACCAACGTTATCGTAGTTTACGCCGATAACCCGACTTTTGATGAGGGTGCCCTGCTCCAGCTTGCCGGAAGAGTGGGGTGGTCTGATAGTTACCCGACCGGGAAGGTATGGTTCATAGCCTCGCGGATGACGCGCCCCATAGAGGGGGCTATAAGAAAGATTAACCTGTTGAACGAGGAGGCGGAAAAGAAGGGGCTGCTCGAAACCGGCGCCGTGAAGCGCAGTGATCTGAAGTCATGA
- a CDS encoding DUF192 domain-containing protein produces MLVINLTRNQVLAERAVYAGTFWSRFRGWMGKKTAEFGEALLLDPCRSVHTFWMRFPIDVVFVSADGLVVHVIEKMEPFRFSPVVRRAKLVIELPPGVVSRTGTRAGDRLMLQNSGGIFL; encoded by the coding sequence TTGCTGGTTATAAACCTTACACGAAACCAGGTGCTGGCGGAGCGGGCGGTTTACGCTGGTACCTTTTGGTCCCGTTTCCGCGGGTGGATGGGCAAGAAAACAGCGGAGTTCGGGGAAGCGCTTTTACTCGATCCCTGTCGAAGCGTGCACACTTTCTGGATGAGGTTCCCCATCGACGTCGTTTTTGTAAGCGCAGACGGGTTAGTCGTGCACGTCATTGAGAAAATGGAACCGTTTCGCTTTAGTCCTGTAGTTAGACGTGCCAAGCTGGTAATTGAGCTTCCGCCTGGTGTCGTGAGCCGTACCGGAACCCGGGCAGGCGACAGGCTGATGCTGCAGAATAGTGGTGGTATTTTTTTATAA
- a CDS encoding type II secretion system F family protein encodes MELAVYGAVFLAGFCLTLGVGYTLFWERMAVLERLEHYTEERKKTIYQELNQPLSQRVFKPLIGAALRGMKRFVPKEKARAYEHRLTLAGNPHGLEAETFVAAKYGVFAAAVLLGLLTRSPWLLVLLGMAGLLLPDMYLNLCRRQRSEGILKSLPDVLDLLSVSVEAGLGFDAALQKVVEKSQGPLADEFDTALNEIRMGKPRREALRDMARRVEVDDVSTFVGAVVQADTLGVSISNVLTVQAEQVRQKRRQRAEEKAQKAPVKILIPMLFFIFPTIFIVLLGPALLQIGKVFK; translated from the coding sequence GTGGAGCTGGCTGTCTACGGTGCCGTGTTCCTTGCCGGGTTTTGCCTGACCTTGGGAGTGGGGTACACGTTGTTCTGGGAACGGATGGCCGTCTTGGAAAGACTTGAGCACTACACCGAGGAGCGCAAGAAGACCATTTACCAGGAGCTGAACCAACCGCTATCGCAGCGGGTTTTCAAGCCCCTGATAGGAGCCGCATTGCGAGGCATGAAGCGGTTCGTTCCTAAGGAAAAGGCCCGGGCTTACGAGCACAGGCTGACTCTGGCTGGCAACCCGCACGGGCTTGAAGCCGAGACCTTCGTGGCTGCCAAGTACGGGGTGTTTGCAGCTGCGGTGCTGCTGGGGCTTTTGACCCGCTCGCCTTGGCTGCTTGTGTTACTGGGCATGGCCGGGCTTTTGCTGCCCGATATGTATCTGAACCTGTGCCGGCGGCAGCGCTCGGAGGGCATACTCAAAAGCCTCCCCGACGTGTTGGACCTTCTGAGTGTCAGCGTGGAGGCCGGCCTGGGATTCGACGCGGCCTTGCAGAAGGTGGTAGAAAAAAGCCAGGGCCCCCTGGCGGACGAGTTCGACACCGCCCTAAACGAAATCAGGATGGGCAAGCCCAGGCGCGAGGCGCTTCGGGACATGGCGCGGCGCGTGGAAGTGGATGACGTCTCGACCTTCGTGGGAGCGGTAGTTCAGGCGGATACCCTGGGGGTCAGCATCAGCAACGTGTTGACGGTGCAGGCTGAACAGGTTCGCCAGAAGAGGAGACAGCGGGCGGAAGAAAAGGCGCAAAAAGCTCCGGTAAAGATACTCATACCCATGCTCTTTTTTATATTTCCCACTATTTTTATAGTGCTTTTAGGCCCGGCTTTGCTTCAAATCGGCAAGGTTTTCAAGTAG
- a CDS encoding type II secretion system F family protein, which produces MGFVLVMVFFTAMFFTLALVRLLDRKSEVKDRLERYIAGNAENEKKEKSTPALKAGFERMASVFASRSYTEKIQVELLQAGLPLKGEEFITLWVLLATAIPAMTWLVTRNWPLAILVLLLAVFGPRFYLQHKKGERLKTFNQQLGDALVIMANALRAGFGFQQAMETVRRELPPPISTEFEWTLREIQLGSTTEESLLNLCERVKSDDLDMVVTAVLIQRQVGGNLAQILDNISRTIRDRTRIKGEIRTLTAQGRLSGIIIGLLPIALLFILLILNPGYMTPFLQNPLGLYLLSGAAVSELAGLYVIKKIVDIDV; this is translated from the coding sequence ATGGGGTTTGTACTGGTCATGGTTTTCTTTACGGCGATGTTCTTTACTCTGGCCCTGGTCCGATTGCTCGACCGCAAATCAGAAGTTAAGGACCGGCTAGAGCGGTACATCGCGGGAAATGCCGAGAATGAGAAAAAAGAAAAGTCAACCCCCGCTCTTAAGGCCGGGTTCGAGAGAATGGCCTCGGTTTTTGCTTCGAGGTCCTACACCGAGAAAATCCAGGTCGAACTGCTGCAAGCCGGACTACCCTTGAAAGGAGAAGAATTCATTACCCTCTGGGTGCTCTTGGCGACCGCGATTCCGGCGATGACCTGGCTTGTTACCCGGAACTGGCCTTTGGCCATCCTGGTGCTACTGCTGGCAGTCTTTGGGCCCCGTTTCTATCTCCAGCACAAGAAGGGCGAGCGGCTGAAGACTTTTAACCAACAGCTCGGAGATGCCTTGGTTATTATGGCTAACGCGCTCAGGGCGGGGTTTGGTTTTCAACAGGCCATGGAAACGGTGAGACGCGAACTACCCCCGCCGATTTCCACCGAGTTTGAATGGACACTGCGCGAGATTCAGCTGGGCTCGACTACCGAGGAAAGCCTCCTTAACCTCTGCGAACGCGTGAAAAGCGATGATCTCGACATGGTGGTGACCGCGGTACTCATCCAGCGGCAGGTAGGAGGCAACCTGGCCCAGATACTGGACAACATTTCCCGAACTATCCGGGATCGAACCCGCATCAAGGGAGAGATACGGACCTTGACCGCCCAGGGGCGACTGTCCGGAATCATTATCGGCCTTCTCCCGATTGCCCTTCTGTTCATACTCCTCATCCTGAACCCGGGTTACATGACCCCGTTCCTGCAGAATCCTTTAGGCCTATACCTGTTAAGCGGGGCTGCGGTGTCGGAACTAGCCGGCCTCTATGTTATCAAGAAAATCGTCGACATCGACGTGTAG